A genome region from Arachis duranensis cultivar V14167 chromosome 6, aradu.V14167.gnm2.J7QH, whole genome shotgun sequence includes the following:
- the LOC107494327 gene encoding uncharacterized protein LOC107494327 — MASEESFVVLVHHRGSVNRKTRSGVKFTDKNPLCIIVTSTTSYDDLVSAVLIKLGLEGAKRVKKFFYRIPVTVLQNTVKYDCFTINNDVDLQVMFLCRQQFPEVWTPELLARLVDVVSSSGGSNRNTNTIANPAGSSSQPAVASSSVPVYEPVVQPVASPSFAVDLNGTEGDEVVERENLPNALVGVAPVGVGDGFLGDEKEDDVEPDMIDDDSADDIGANGPALAVGGSSSGTQQYPPHFSSLDLDAMRHEGVLGHAVGFGARDAEGTAGLTEFQVGQQFQDKDEALLSVKTYSIWRGVQYKVVESDHRRYVGKCSEFGNGCTWLIRLSLRKRKGIWEVKQYNGPHTCLATSISSDHRSFDYL; from the coding sequence atggctagtgaggagagttttgtGGTTTTGGTGCACCACAGAGGATCTGTTAATAGAAAAACTCGTTCCGGAGTAAAGTTCACAGATAAGAATCCTCTATGTATTATCGTAACTTCTACGACGAGTTATGATGACCTTGTTAGCGCTGTACTAATAAAGCTCGGTCTGGAAGGTGCGAAGCGGGTAAAGAAGTTTTTCTATCGCATTCCAGTCACGGTGCTACAGAATACCGTGAAGTATGATTGCTTCACGATTAATAATGATGTGGACTTGCAAGTAATGTTTCTTTGTCGGCAGCAGTTTCCGGAGGTGTGGACACCAGAGTTGTTGGCACGGCTGGTTGATGTGGTATCCAGCTCCGGCGGTTCGAACCGGAATACGAACACTATAGCGAATCCAGCAGGTTCTAGTTCCCAGCCTGCCGTTGCTTCCTCCTCCGTCCCTGTGTAcgaaccagtggtccaacctgTCGCCTCCCCATCTTTTGCTGTTGACCTTAATGGCACCGAAGGCGATGAGGTAGTGGAAAGGGAAAATTTGCCGAACGCTTTAGTGGGAGTTGCACCTGTTGGCGTTGGAGACGGATTTTTGGGTGATGAAAAGGAGGATGACGTCGAGCCGGATATGATTGACGATGACAGCGCTGATGATATTGGAGCGAATGGGCCTGCGTTGGCGGTAGGTGGTTCTAGCTCTGGCACACAGCAGTATCCACCACATTTTTCCTCGTTGGACTTGGACGCCATGAGACATGAGGGGGTTTTAGGGCACGCTGTTGGATTCGGAGCTAGAGATGCGGAAGGGACTGCTGGTCTGACAGAGTTCCAGGTTGGTCAGCAATTCCAGGATAAAGATGAGGCCCTGTTAAGTGTGAAGACTTACAGCATCTGGCGAGGGGTACAATACAAGGTGGTGGAGTCCGATCACCGCCGGTATGTGGGCAAGTGTTCCGAGTTTgggaatgggtgcacatggttgattcgACTGAGTCTCCGGAAGCGCAAGGGCATTTGGGAGGTCAAACAGTACAATGGACCTCACACTTGCCTGGCCACATCCATCTCGAGTGACCACAGGAGTTTTGATTATCTGTGA
- the LOC107494325 gene encoding uncharacterized protein LOC107494325, translating into MAKQKSIALIYGDWDESYNDLPRWVLGVQLTMPGSVAVLKTSPVRIEGQVDESQAYFHRLFWTFPPCIEAFCHCKPLVSIDGTHLYGKYGGTLLIAIAQDGNSNILPVAFALVEGENAESWTFFFSHLRQHVTPQSGLLVISDRHNGIKAALEAPDGGWLPPSAYRAFYIRHVAANFALTFKGKDARRLLVNAAYAKTEVEFDYWFDILRSEDPAMCEWANQIDYSLWTQHRDEGRRFSHMTTNISECVNSILNGVRNLPVASLVKATYGRLAELFVRKGREAEAQMGTGQQFSQHLVKCIEANLKTARCFTVTLYDRDNSEFTVAETTPTGSFSLGTYRVSLASRTCDCGYFQALHFPCQHALTCCAYSRVTWTSYVRSIYQISSVFSVYRMGFTPPIPEGFWPPYDGPTVIPDPDKRRAREGRPRSTRIRTNMDEADPNRPKRCGLCRQPGHTRRSCPQVGGSSQTGRH; encoded by the coding sequence ATGGCGAAGCAGAAATCTATTGCCCTCATCTACGGTGACTGGGATGAGTCCTACAACGACCTGCCTAGGTGGGTGTTGGGTGTCCAGCTGACGATGCCTGGTAGTGTTGCGGTCCTTAAGACGAGCCCAGTTCGAATTGAAGGACAGGTGGACGAGTCTCAAGCGTACTTCCACAGACTTTTCTGGACTTTCCCGCCGTGCATCGAGGCATTCTGTCATTGCAAGCCGCTAGTCAGCATTGACGGCACACATCTGTATGGGAAGTATGGGGGAACGTTGCTCATCGCGATTGCACAGGACGGGAACTCCAATATTCTACCTGTCGCATTCGCACTAGTAGAGGGTGAGAATGCGGAGTCCTGGACATTCTTTTTCTCGCACCTTCGACAGCACGTGACCCCGCAGTCCGGTCTGTTGGTTATATCGGACAGGCACAACGGCATCAAGGCTGCGCTTGAGGCCCCTGACGGCGGTTGGTTACCACCATCTGCGTACCGTGCATTCTACATACGACACGTAGCGGCTAATTTTGCCCTTACCTTCAAGGGCAAAGACGCTAGGAGACTCCTAGTGAACGCAGCGTATGCGAAGACCGAGGTTGAATTTGATTACTGGTTTGATATTCTGCGATCTGAAGATCCGGCGATGTGTGAGTGGGCGAACCAGATTGATTACTCGTTGTGGACTCAGCATCGTGATGAGGGGCGGAGATTCAGTCACATGACGACGAACATCTCCGAGTGTGTGAACTCTATCCTCAATGGGGTCAGAAATCTCCCTGTAGCATCCCTGGTGAAGGCAACATATGGTAGGCTTGCGGAACTCTTTGTTCGCAAGGGGAGAGAGGCTGAGGCCCAGATGGGAACAGGACAACAATTCAGTCAGCATTTGGTAAAGTGTATTGAGGCCAACTTGAAGACGGCCAGGTGCTTCACGGTGACGCTGTATGACCGGGATAATTCCGAGTTCACTGTAGCAGAGACCACTCCGACTGGTTCTTTCTCCTTGGGTACTTACAGAGTATCACTTGCCTCTCGGACATGTGACTGCGGGTACTTCCAGGCTCTTCATTTCCCGTGTCAGCACGCACTTACATGCTGTGCCTACTCACGGGTCACCTGGACCTCTTACGTTCGCAGCATCTATCAGATTAGCTCGGTGTTCAGTGTGTATCGGATGGGATTCACACCTCCGATCCCGGAGGGCTTCTGGCCACCTTACGACGGGCCCACGGTGATTCCAGACCCTGACAAGAGGCGTGCGAGAGAGGGTCGTCCTAGATCCACTAGGATACGGACGAACATGGACGAGGCAGATCCGAATCGGCCAAAGAGGTGCGGCCTATGTCGCCAACCCGGACACACACGACGTAGTTGCCCACAGGTTGGAGGATCGTCTCAGACAGGCCGACATTAG